The Ignavibacteriales bacterium sequence GAGGAATATATGGATAACGATACAAACGAACTTACTGATCCTTCCAACTCTCAAGAACCAAAAGACAGTGCGGTTAGTAGTTCAATCGCTCAGTTCGAGGAATTTGATGATTCAACGAGAACTAGCGGCGGCTCTAATGAAAAACTTCACTTCTTAAAAGATCTGCCGATGAATATCTACATCGAACTCGGAAGAACACAGATGCAGATCAAAGATATTCTTGAATTGGAACGCGGATATGTAATTGAACTTGATAAACTTGCCAGCGAGCCGGTGGATGTTTTTGTTAATAATAAAAAAATTGCGGAAGGTGAAGTTGTGGTAATTGATAAACATTTCGGAATAAGAATTACAAGTCTTGTTGATCCCGCAAATAGAGTAAAGGACATCAACTAATGACATTTTTTGATATTGTTAAATCGTTCATTCCTTTGGTATTAATTCTAGGATTACTTTTCGGTGTTTTGGTTCTTGTAAGAAAATATTCATTTTCTTTGAGCGGCAAGAAACAGCGCTCGGTAAATGTTGATGTAATATATAACCAATTAATTCTTCCAAAAAAGTATTTATCTCTCATTCGTGTTCAAGACAAACTTCTTGTTCTAGGCATAAGTGAGAGCAGCATTACTTTGTTGAAAGAACTGGATTACAATTCATATCAAGATTCGGAAAGTCAGTCAAAAGATAACAAACCGAACTTCGTAGATCTCTTCAAGCAGAATTTGGGAATGAAATGAACAAGAAATCGTTCCTTATAATAATTGCGGCGGTTTTTATTTTCATTGCCGCAGATTCATTTGCCCAGCAGAAATCGGTTTCAATTCCGTTTCCTAAAATTAATGTAGATGTTGGTACTGCTAAGAATGGTAATGATGTTTCTGTAACACTTCAAATTTTATTATTAATGACCGTTCTATCGCTTGCACCTTCTCTGGTTATAATGACAACCGCATATTTGCGAATCATAATTGTGTTTTCATTTTTAAAGAGCGCACT is a genomic window containing:
- the fliN gene encoding flagellar motor switch protein FliN; translation: MDNDTNELTDPSNSQEPKDSAVSSSIAQFEEFDDSTRTSGGSNEKLHFLKDLPMNIYIELGRTQMQIKDILELERGYVIELDKLASEPVDVFVNNKKIAEGEVVVIDKHFGIRITSLVDPANRVKDIN
- a CDS encoding flagellar biosynthetic protein FliO encodes the protein MTFFDIVKSFIPLVLILGLLFGVLVLVRKYSFSLSGKKQRSVNVDVIYNQLILPKKYLSLIRVQDKLLVLGISESSITLLKELDYNSYQDSESQSKDNKPNFVDLFKQNLGMK